The Bacteroidia bacterium genomic interval CATCCTGGTATTTCACATTGTTCACACATTAATCAAGATAAAAAAGACGCTATGAGCCAAGATCTAATCATGTTCTTCCCCGATGCAGATCCAGAAGAATTACACTATTTGGAAGACGTAACAGAGGGATTTGATGAAAAACAGCTCCAGATGTTTGCTGCCATGTATCGCACCAAACGACAAAGCACCCAAACCATCTTACTGACTACGCTTCTCGGTTTTATTGGACTTGCGGGAATCAACCGTTTTCTGATGAATCAAATCGGAATGGGTATTGCCTATCTCCTGACCGGAGGATTTTGCCTGATCGGTACCATCATTGATGCCATCAATCACAAAAGAATGACCCTCGATTTCAATATTGCCCAAATGAATGAATGCGCAAGCATCGTTATGAGAAGAGGGTAGAAAAGTCAGAATAAGGATTAGCGATTGGAGAAGGGAGAGGGAAGTCGTAAAGTGATTTCACTTTCTCCCATTTGAACCCTTTCCCGCGAGCCTCATTTCCCTTAATGCTCAATTAATGGAAATGTGCTGCAAGTCCTTTTATCTTATGGCCAGGCAGGTCGTTTCCTTTTTTTCATACAAAGGGAAAAGGGCCATGAAGGGAAGGATTCAAATCTGGCCAGATAAATAATTCTTTATCTGAGTTAGCAGTCAGAAAGCTCTTGCTTTCCCTTCAATAAAATATCCTAGTAAGTTTTATACTATGCAGGCTTCTTTCATAGAGGGCTGCATTTTGTTTTCTGCCTGAAATATGGGATTTTTAGGAGCATAAGAAGAAAACACAAAATCATATGAAAAAGCTAGCTATCACCTGTCTAATCCTAAGTGGATGGTTTACACAACTGGGAGCACAAGACCTTCAAGATCAATTGGTTGATGAACTTTGTACCTGCGTCACGGAAGAAGTAAGCCCGGATGCAGATGCAGAAACGGTAAAAATGGAACTGGGCCTTTGTATGCTCAACATTACCTCTGGCCGTAGCAAGGAAATTGAAGAAGAAATGGGCATAGACCTCAGTTCGCCGAATGGATTTCGAGAATTTGGCGAACAACTCGGAGGCGTACTGGCCCTGAAATGTGAAAAATTTGTCGAACTCCTTTTCCAGGCAAAAGATGGAGAAGCCAGCCTGGCCGATGAAGCCATGGAAGAACGAAAGGGAGAGGTCAATAGAAAAAATACACGCAGCTACGAAGGAAAAATAGAAAAACTTGCCGGAAATGATATCATGATCCTTCGACTGAGTGGAGGCGAGGAATTCTATTGTATAGACGAATTTACAGGCTTTGGCTTACTAAGATTTAAAAAGGACCTTATTGGAAAAGAAGTTCAACTTACCTACTTCAGCCGAAAAGTCTTTGATAAAGATT includes:
- a CDS encoding TM2 domain-containing protein, which produces MSQDLIMFFPDADPEELHYLEDVTEGFDEKQLQMFAAMYRTKRQSTQTILLTTLLGFIGLAGINRFLMNQIGMGIAYLLTGGFCLIGTIIDAINHKRMTLDFNIAQMNECASIVMRRG